Proteins found in one Prosthecobacter debontii genomic segment:
- a CDS encoding DUF3592 domain-containing protein codes for MLEVLLAILLPILLVCGIIGLIIYQAVTRGYQMRELCDHGVETTGVIREKRSYNPQSGSRRYKLAYTYTDSVGASHSHTSVVTSSVYDQHEEGGPISVVYSSRTPSISAPLYLVEQSRDALKKG; via the coding sequence ATGTTGGAAGTCCTGTTGGCGATTCTCCTCCCCATCCTGCTGGTCTGCGGGATCATCGGGTTGATCATTTACCAAGCTGTCACACGCGGCTATCAAATGCGTGAGCTTTGTGATCACGGTGTCGAAACCACGGGCGTCATCCGCGAAAAGCGCAGCTACAACCCGCAGTCCGGCAGCCGACGCTACAAGCTGGCTTACACCTACACGGACTCCGTCGGCGCGAGTCACAGCCACACCTCCGTGGTCACCTCCAGCGTTTATGATCAGCATGAGGAGGGCGGGCCCATCTCAGTGGTTTACTCCTCCCGCACCCCCTCCATCAGCGCGCCTCTGTATCTGGTAGAACAGAGCCGGGATGCCCTGAAGAAGGGGTGA
- a CDS encoding tetratricopeptide repeat protein, protein MHDSDYSSAGSHFARGRLLQSQHRYADAIRSYKQALELDPGHTPSYVMLALCWLNEEDTAAQAVDAAQRAVGLEPEDVLARSVLALALNARAKDGQTSAIRESLKHAEEAVGIDPDNDFAHAVAGRIHLRLREYAEAEVCARKALELDTENTMAAEVLSAALLMQKKDGDHKSLIEYQLQRDPDDDSAHTSAGWQALMEGDHKRANQHFLEALRLSPMSESARMGLVESFRARSSVYRLQLRFAHFMNQFTEGRQNAIMFGGFIAYKVVSTLLKDVSPVLSGLVIGMWLVFALWSHLARGFSSFFIVMDRFARQALRPREYWEGVVVGGLIFASLVSLILGFVWKIEAGSYVALVLLLAAVANAAAFTNDHHFGRHLYNIAGAIAGFGAVYLAVAVFSPLHLPSAQLLGILALLIGVIVSWLRPFRVLYA, encoded by the coding sequence ATGCACGACTCCGACTACTCCAGCGCAGGCTCTCACTTTGCCCGTGGTCGTCTGCTTCAGTCTCAGCATCGCTATGCCGATGCCATCCGCAGCTACAAGCAGGCGCTGGAGCTGGACCCTGGTCACACTCCCAGTTATGTCATGCTGGCGCTGTGCTGGCTGAACGAAGAGGATACCGCAGCTCAAGCCGTGGATGCCGCTCAGCGTGCCGTCGGCCTGGAGCCGGAGGATGTCTTGGCCCGCAGTGTCCTCGCCCTGGCCCTGAATGCCCGTGCCAAAGATGGCCAGACCTCAGCCATCCGTGAATCCCTCAAGCATGCGGAAGAAGCGGTGGGCATCGATCCTGACAATGACTTTGCCCACGCCGTGGCAGGCCGCATCCACCTGCGCCTGCGCGAGTATGCCGAGGCGGAGGTCTGTGCACGCAAGGCTCTGGAGTTGGACACGGAAAACACCATGGCCGCTGAAGTCCTCTCGGCGGCGCTGCTGATGCAGAAGAAGGATGGCGACCACAAAAGCCTGATCGAGTATCAACTTCAGCGGGACCCCGATGATGACAGTGCGCATACCAGCGCGGGCTGGCAGGCGCTGATGGAAGGCGATCATAAACGCGCCAACCAACACTTTCTCGAAGCTCTGCGCCTGAGCCCCATGAGCGAAAGCGCCCGCATGGGCTTGGTGGAGTCCTTCCGAGCGCGTTCGTCAGTTTACCGGCTGCAGCTGCGCTTCGCGCACTTCATGAATCAGTTCACCGAAGGGCGGCAAAACGCGATCATGTTTGGCGGCTTTATCGCTTACAAAGTGGTCAGTACCTTGTTAAAAGACGTCTCGCCTGTGCTCAGCGGCCTTGTCATTGGCATGTGGCTGGTCTTCGCCCTGTGGTCCCACCTGGCCCGAGGCTTCAGTTCCTTCTTCATTGTCATGGATCGCTTTGCCCGTCAGGCCCTGCGCCCGCGTGAGTATTGGGAGGGCGTGGTGGTCGGCGGATTAATTTTCGCATCGTTAGTTAGTCTGATTCTCGGCTTCGTCTGGAAGATTGAAGCCGGAAGCTACGTCGCGCTGGTTCTGCTTCTGGCCGCCGTGGCCAATGCCGCCGCCTTCACCAACGACCACCACTTCGGCCGCCATCTCTACAACATTGCCGGTGCCATCGCGGGGTTTGGAGCCGTGTATTTGGCCGTTGCCGTATTCAGTCCGCTGCATCTTCCCTCGGCTCAGCTTCTCGGCATCCTGGCATTGCTCATCGGCGTCATCGTCAGTTGGTTACGCCCCTTTCGGGTGCTGTATGCGTGA
- a CDS encoding ATP-binding protein — protein sequence MASNLEALRLALQHSPDNVPLLLLFAQGCMDEMIPDEAEEAYSRALKNEAGNPEARLGMARVALLQGRISEAAVRAEQLVAEKPDYGPGYVLLARILMTEGDLRRARNLYDKALSLNASLADPGLEKDLKNVKPTDDAGGGRKKAGLTSSGSLIEAPEEDEEDDDHPLGGAAFDLGLADFEKPKLNFASVGGMEALKEEIRMKIMYPLQHAELFKAYDKKVGGGVLLYGPPGCGKTLISKATAGEIKANFIALGLHQILDMWIGNSEKNMHEVFELARKNAPCVLFFDEVDALAADRRDLRQSAGRNLINQFLSEMDGADSQNDGVLILGATNAPWHIDPAFRRPGRFDRTLFVPPPDEVGRASIIEVMAEKKPIGQLDPRALAKKTPEFSGADLKAVFDLATEEVLTEAMKNGKVVPLTTKDLIKAASRHKPTTKAWFESAKNYAMYSNQSGFYDDVLKYLGLIKR from the coding sequence ATGGCCTCAAACCTCGAAGCGCTTCGCCTCGCCCTGCAACATTCCCCCGACAATGTGCCTCTCCTGCTGCTGTTCGCTCAAGGCTGCATGGATGAAATGATACCGGATGAAGCGGAGGAGGCCTATAGCCGTGCCCTGAAAAACGAAGCCGGAAATCCTGAGGCCCGGCTCGGCATGGCGCGTGTGGCGCTCCTGCAAGGCCGAATCTCCGAGGCCGCCGTACGTGCCGAGCAGCTTGTGGCGGAAAAGCCGGATTACGGCCCTGGCTATGTCCTCCTGGCACGCATCCTCATGACTGAGGGGGACCTCCGGCGCGCACGGAACCTTTACGATAAAGCCCTCTCTTTGAATGCCTCTCTGGCCGATCCAGGGCTGGAAAAGGATCTGAAAAACGTCAAACCGACGGACGATGCCGGTGGTGGCCGAAAGAAAGCCGGCCTCACCTCCTCCGGCAGTTTGATCGAGGCGCCTGAAGAGGATGAGGAAGACGATGATCATCCCCTGGGGGGAGCCGCCTTTGATCTGGGTTTGGCGGATTTTGAAAAGCCCAAGCTCAACTTCGCCTCCGTGGGGGGCATGGAAGCGCTGAAGGAAGAGATCCGCATGAAGATCATGTATCCGCTTCAGCACGCGGAACTCTTCAAAGCTTACGACAAGAAAGTGGGTGGCGGGGTGCTGCTCTACGGCCCACCGGGATGTGGCAAGACCCTCATCAGCAAAGCCACAGCGGGTGAGATCAAGGCCAACTTCATCGCCCTCGGTCTGCACCAGATCCTGGACATGTGGATCGGTAACTCGGAGAAAAACATGCACGAGGTCTTCGAACTGGCGCGCAAAAACGCCCCCTGCGTGCTGTTCTTTGACGAAGTGGATGCCCTCGCCGCAGACCGTCGTGACCTGCGTCAAAGTGCAGGCCGTAACCTCATCAATCAGTTCCTCTCTGAGATGGATGGGGCGGACTCTCAAAACGATGGCGTGCTCATTCTGGGCGCAACCAATGCTCCGTGGCACATTGACCCCGCTTTTCGTCGGCCGGGTCGGTTTGACCGCACCCTCTTCGTGCCCCCACCCGATGAAGTGGGTCGGGCTTCCATCATCGAAGTGATGGCGGAGAAAAAACCCATCGGCCAACTCGATCCGCGTGCGCTGGCCAAGAAGACACCGGAGTTCTCCGGGGCAGATTTGAAGGCCGTCTTCGACCTCGCTACCGAGGAAGTGCTGACGGAGGCCATGAAAAACGGCAAAGTCGTGCCCCTCACCACCAAGGACCTCATCAAGGCCGCCTCACGCCATAAGCCGACCACGAAGGCCTGGTTTGAAAGCGCCAAGAACTACGCCATGTATTCCAACCAAAGTGGCTTCTACGATGACGTGCTCAAGTATCTGGGACTGATCAAACGCTAA
- a CDS encoding sialidase family protein, whose translation MRYFWSLILAVHLHAAAAGEVVLNLEPTKEFPRNSEGAFITLKSGHLLYLYTQFYGGASDHSAARIVALESQDGGRTWSREPRTLLENHQGANVMSVSLLRLQSGRIALFYLLKNTWLDCRPHVCFSDDEAATWSEPVRMLEAPGYFVLNNDRVIQHRSGRLIAPLASHRARNADPETSKSFDSRAIALWVISDDEGKTWKEAPQWQALPVPSTRTGLQEPGIVELEDGSLLSFFRTDQGVQYECRSKDRGESWTPVAPGPLNSPASPASLKRLPRGSALLAVWNDHSGDFPFVEKKRTPLVIGLSDDGGHTWSAKKVIESDPEGWYCYTALHFVEDAVLLAYCAGDAHVGGLNRLRIRRIEWADLK comes from the coding sequence ATGCGTTATTTCTGGTCCTTGATCCTGGCTGTTCACTTGCACGCTGCGGCTGCCGGTGAGGTGGTGCTTAATCTGGAACCCACAAAGGAGTTTCCCCGTAACTCGGAGGGAGCTTTCATCACGCTCAAGTCCGGTCACCTGCTGTATCTCTACACCCAGTTTTATGGGGGGGCTTCGGATCACAGCGCGGCACGGATCGTGGCCCTCGAGTCCCAGGATGGTGGACGCACTTGGAGCCGTGAGCCGCGGACTCTTTTAGAAAATCACCAGGGGGCCAATGTGATGAGTGTCTCGCTCCTGCGCCTGCAGAGTGGTCGCATCGCATTGTTTTACTTGTTGAAAAATACCTGGTTAGACTGTCGGCCGCATGTGTGCTTCAGCGACGATGAAGCGGCGACCTGGAGCGAACCGGTGCGCATGTTGGAGGCTCCGGGTTACTTCGTGCTCAACAATGACCGCGTGATCCAACATCGCAGCGGACGCTTGATTGCTCCACTGGCCTCCCACCGCGCGCGAAATGCGGACCCAGAAACGAGCAAGTCCTTCGATAGCCGAGCCATCGCCCTGTGGGTGATCTCTGACGATGAAGGCAAGACCTGGAAAGAGGCCCCGCAGTGGCAGGCTCTACCAGTGCCGAGCACGCGCACCGGTTTGCAGGAACCAGGGATCGTGGAGCTCGAGGATGGCTCTCTACTCAGTTTCTTCCGCACGGATCAAGGGGTGCAGTATGAGTGCCGCTCGAAGGATCGCGGGGAGAGCTGGACGCCGGTAGCTCCGGGGCCGCTGAACTCCCCCGCCTCTCCAGCCAGTCTGAAGAGACTGCCCCGTGGTTCGGCCCTCCTGGCGGTGTGGAATGATCACAGCGGTGACTTTCCCTTCGTGGAGAAGAAGCGCACGCCCTTAGTGATCGGTCTTTCAGACGACGGCGGTCACACCTGGAGTGCTAAGAAGGTGATCGAGTCTGATCCCGAGGGGTGGTATTGCTACACGGCTCTTCATTTTGTCGAAGATGCCGTGCTGCTGGCCTACTGCGCCGGAGATGCCCACGTGGGCGGCCTGAATCGGCTGCGCATCCGGCGCATTGAGTGGGCGGATCTGAAGTGA
- a CDS encoding DUF420 domain-containing protein encodes MTVYDLPPINATLNACATVFIILGLIFIKAGKKKAHIACMATALMFSAVFLGCYLYYHFHVLHVKFAGTGPIKTFYYGLLISHVFLAIVNLPMIIMTVIPALRQRWDKHMRIAKWTAPIWLYVSITGVIVYMMCYQWYGPPIR; translated from the coding sequence ATGACTGTTTACGATCTGCCTCCCATCAACGCCACGTTGAATGCCTGCGCCACGGTGTTCATCATCCTCGGCCTCATCTTCATCAAAGCGGGCAAGAAGAAAGCCCACATCGCCTGCATGGCCACAGCGCTGATGTTTTCAGCCGTGTTCTTGGGCTGCTACCTGTATTATCATTTCCATGTGCTGCATGTGAAGTTTGCGGGGACCGGCCCCATCAAGACCTTCTACTATGGGCTTCTCATCAGCCACGTGTTCTTGGCGATTGTGAATCTCCCCATGATCATCATGACGGTCATCCCTGCCCTGCGCCAGCGTTGGGATAAGCACATGCGCATCGCGAAGTGGACGGCCCCCATCTGGCTCTATGTCTCCATCACTGGCGTCATTGTTTACATGATGTGCTACCAGTGGTATGGCCCGCCGATTCGCTAA
- a CDS encoding SCO family protein: MSDSPSPKPSLTPWAIWIPIIIAVLGVVVFYNYLLAMQQQARSEEKDRPAFLGRLERDLELTERNGKTVHLDQLRGKILLASWVYTRCPRGCAGVIAKLKKLQEEYRGNPNIHFVSFTLDPDDTPEMMQLFARGIDVKDTDPWWFVNGNKDEVRRYMTQFFKFRPVQDLPEADRLSPDDKYIHDLRVALVDSKGHVRGTLYDLMNADPQFQDYFEAQLRKDLNYLLKEKEKETDEKAP; encoded by the coding sequence ATGTCCGATTCCCCTTCCCCGAAACCCTCTCTCACGCCTTGGGCCATCTGGATTCCCATCATCATTGCGGTGCTGGGGGTGGTCGTGTTTTACAACTACTTGCTGGCCATGCAGCAGCAGGCCCGGAGTGAGGAAAAGGATCGGCCGGCTTTCCTGGGCCGTTTGGAGCGGGATCTGGAGCTGACCGAGCGCAATGGCAAGACGGTGCATCTGGATCAACTGCGCGGGAAGATCCTCCTGGCCTCCTGGGTTTACACCCGCTGCCCCCGTGGTTGTGCCGGTGTCATCGCCAAGCTGAAGAAGCTGCAGGAAGAGTATCGGGGCAATCCCAACATCCACTTCGTCTCCTTCACCCTCGACCCCGATGACACGCCTGAGATGATGCAGCTCTTTGCCCGCGGCATTGATGTGAAGGATACCGATCCCTGGTGGTTTGTGAATGGCAACAAGGATGAGGTGCGCCGTTACATGACGCAGTTTTTTAAATTCCGCCCGGTGCAGGACCTCCCGGAAGCGGATCGCCTCTCTCCCGATGATAAATACATCCATGACCTGCGCGTGGCGCTGGTGGATTCCAAAGGACACGTGCGCGGCACCCTCTACGATCTGATGAATGCCGACCCCCAGTTCCAGGATTACTTCGAGGCCCAACTGCGCAAAGACCTGAACTACCTGCTCAAAGAAAAAGAGAAGGAGACAGACGAGAAAGCTCCATGA
- a CDS encoding trypsin-like peptidase domain-containing protein, whose product MTVLGLGGSLSAADLGSELEVVRDPARLPGASQVVLSYSDAVERIQDSVVTVLTEAAAEEVREDEASKSKLPRFDLGEEMEESLPKNRGNGSGIIISKSGYILTNHHVVADAAKITVRLRTSEDELAAVVVGGDPIFDLALLKVEAQDLAPATLADSSNVRVGDVVLALGSPFGLEQTLTMGVVSATGRSTVGLIRNGLEDFIQTDAAINPGNSGGPLLDGLGRVVGVNTARYMGENIGFAIPINLALKVAEDLVQYGIVVRGYLGIRYAELAASELKKAGVPTGRMGIVITDIMAASPADKAGFQPGDVILEVNGRKIRSGTHLRLVLASKAPQAEVSINGLREGQEISWKVLLGIPPEVEKYQAQTQPSGLEVFPGLRVMMLTDALRIKLKLTDVREKRVLIAQSYPAGAAQKQLQEGDQLLAINGQSVSTIDQVQKIFSDPEATRFMLKVVSQDKTTYQLITRS is encoded by the coding sequence GTGACCGTTTTAGGACTAGGGGGCAGTCTTTCGGCGGCTGATCTGGGCAGTGAACTGGAGGTGGTTCGTGATCCAGCCCGATTACCCGGCGCTTCCCAGGTGGTGCTCAGCTACAGTGATGCGGTGGAAAGAATCCAGGATAGCGTGGTGACCGTCCTCACTGAAGCTGCAGCAGAGGAGGTGCGTGAGGACGAAGCTTCGAAGTCGAAGCTTCCGCGCTTTGATCTGGGTGAAGAGATGGAGGAATCATTACCGAAAAACCGTGGGAACGGCTCAGGGATCATCATTTCCAAGTCCGGCTACATCTTAACCAATCATCATGTGGTGGCCGATGCGGCCAAAATCACCGTGAGATTAAGAACATCCGAAGATGAACTCGCTGCGGTCGTAGTGGGAGGGGATCCCATATTTGATCTGGCGTTGCTCAAAGTGGAAGCTCAAGATTTAGCCCCGGCCACGTTGGCTGATAGCTCAAACGTGCGTGTCGGAGACGTCGTGTTGGCGCTCGGCAGCCCCTTTGGATTGGAACAGACGCTCACGATGGGCGTCGTGAGTGCGACGGGGCGCTCCACGGTAGGGTTGATCCGCAACGGATTGGAAGACTTCATCCAGACCGATGCGGCCATTAATCCAGGGAACTCTGGCGGCCCTCTCTTGGATGGTCTGGGCCGGGTTGTCGGAGTCAATACCGCACGCTACATGGGAGAAAATATTGGCTTTGCGATTCCTATCAACCTAGCTCTCAAAGTGGCTGAGGACCTGGTGCAGTATGGGATCGTCGTTCGTGGGTATTTAGGCATCCGATATGCAGAGCTAGCCGCGAGTGAGTTAAAAAAAGCTGGGGTTCCGACAGGTCGGATGGGCATCGTTATCACGGACATTATGGCTGCTAGTCCTGCAGATAAAGCAGGGTTTCAGCCTGGCGATGTGATCTTGGAAGTGAATGGACGTAAAATCCGCAGCGGAACGCATCTACGCTTGGTGCTAGCGTCTAAAGCCCCTCAAGCCGAAGTCTCAATCAACGGATTGCGTGAAGGCCAAGAGATCTCATGGAAGGTGCTGCTAGGCATTCCTCCTGAGGTGGAGAAATATCAAGCTCAGACGCAGCCTTCAGGGCTGGAAGTTTTTCCTGGCTTACGGGTCATGATGTTGACTGATGCTCTGCGGATCAAACTCAAGCTCACTGATGTGCGAGAGAAACGGGTGTTGATTGCTCAAAGTTATCCGGCAGGAGCAGCCCAAAAGCAATTGCAAGAGGGAGATCAATTACTCGCTATCAATGGGCAGTCAGTCTCGACGATCGATCAGGTCCAGAAGATTTTTTCGGACCCTGAAGCCACTCGCTTCATGCTGAAAGTGGTGTCTCAAGACAAAACCACCTATCAACTGATCACCCGCTCTTAA
- a CDS encoding WD40 repeat domain-containing protein, whose amino-acid sequence MKVKLLFLALVWVNLISVCAQEHFQLDANLKLFSRERPGLIGFLGDPTTGHQSQDQNLSWLPSGLLLSQSLRPYGSLRLWSNKDGDVRFVGTLNASGEWAVSADGALICSQVPKMESDPTAGRDKRFRPHGLVCHRFSDKTRLWKWEPDTKRICDVSFSPDGKKVAVAVHKDMQLTVCFLDALTGKELQQVTIPGVHGLDGSLLYHQDAIWVMAGTAQDRKFFRLSEEDLKPEPVLMEKLGGMHSSLDEQWLAIVSAVDFQTSYQVYQREGQSWRLAFQGDGEVSDDGGYLPVTAALFSPDGRCFFVSSRNSAKLISLPDGKLLKSFSTGCLGAAFSPKGDILLLAQESGFTRLDTRTWTPIPAQTVSLHQSPVRSLLFLDGGKRLLSHAWDSMVIWDLASRKAAAVLQCDQEDPGYSVPALVNQGRELISSDCRNFIRWTLPEMRPVNGPPQVLKGSQAFTGPAMEEMSNLKIFADDDGSHVITGRNGRWFFRESHEKSRVLDLKTLGRTTAWPVSWATFLSGDRVASFASVWMAHIDLTNGSVIRSYERNPSPWGEPFQTLPSDRKLCAGGSSRTIRIFDPETGQAIREFSASGYSDGFTSTPFGPPAAFSSDGSLMTTVVTSEQFEFLFFWDARQGIPLGGIELKDDEVTCLAFTPDSKGLAAGHHNRSISLWNVQKVLASLRPESELLPKAPPPQKTKTSYVMSHSFPGATLQADDELKWSFRSNGSIQVGETLPSFGELKVQDEVIEGRSRRFWNRSDGQLGSSFVAMVEGETKDGKIAVSRLFQRSTCLALGYDAIDGVSNLSAEPRTVAIEFSLTLPAGCQRLQTESQRTIECPTDGVVRLEDGECWLAASDAFGLDQPFPAIRVRSWSALHSPELLWDKSSQVLKMKYQVELKPYEMRWLNHCLAFVKRPEGGAIDDFEIPKSADFCHAIGWGEGKRGINFGQIHNGLPDAAHGFLSVWSPEMKFELEKDSFGFVWDATYGGGRSGELGAEQLFAPWIEERPFGFGGRSMLRGRKIVDAKLYASSPCSFGSLDEGLSLYRTDFSRADYPVTVWQDMLKNNLAEEKEFRLSYMHSFASPVTEIVDNHGRVYRLDQLEELNASKAQACAFVIAGDARPATLITLTRQGGKIHSSLRRMSDGVFAQDYRITIGPSSAVALLHAACQRPLSAFANPEEAFADLLSMRKPTSTNVLDKFNEVRDGVPILNGSRLEP is encoded by the coding sequence ATGAAGGTAAAGTTACTTTTTTTAGCTTTGGTATGGGTCAATCTGATTTCTGTTTGTGCTCAAGAGCACTTTCAGTTAGACGCGAATTTAAAGCTGTTCTCTCGAGAGCGCCCAGGCTTGATAGGTTTCCTTGGTGATCCGACTACAGGACATCAAAGTCAGGACCAAAATTTATCCTGGTTACCTTCGGGGCTGCTCCTCAGTCAGAGCCTGCGACCTTATGGATCACTACGCCTGTGGTCCAATAAAGACGGCGATGTGCGGTTTGTTGGAACGTTGAACGCCTCTGGTGAATGGGCAGTCTCCGCCGACGGCGCTCTCATATGCTCGCAGGTTCCCAAGATGGAATCAGATCCCACTGCGGGTAGGGACAAGCGGTTTAGGCCCCACGGACTCGTATGCCATCGTTTCAGTGACAAAACGCGCCTTTGGAAATGGGAACCTGACACGAAGAGGATCTGTGACGTCAGTTTCAGCCCTGACGGCAAGAAGGTCGCTGTGGCTGTGCATAAAGATATGCAGCTGACCGTTTGTTTTTTGGATGCCTTGACGGGTAAAGAACTCCAACAGGTCACAATACCGGGAGTGCATGGCTTGGATGGATCACTCCTGTATCATCAGGATGCCATTTGGGTAATGGCGGGGACCGCTCAGGATAGGAAGTTCTTTCGTCTTTCAGAGGAGGATCTGAAGCCGGAGCCTGTGTTGATGGAGAAGTTAGGGGGGATGCACTCCAGCCTCGACGAACAATGGCTAGCCATTGTTAGCGCGGTGGATTTTCAGACCAGTTATCAAGTCTATCAGAGGGAGGGGCAATCGTGGAGGCTGGCATTTCAGGGAGATGGCGAGGTGTCCGATGATGGAGGCTATCTCCCAGTCACTGCGGCATTGTTTTCGCCCGATGGCCGCTGCTTTTTCGTCTCTTCGAGGAATTCCGCGAAACTGATTTCCCTTCCAGATGGGAAATTGCTCAAGAGCTTTTCAACAGGCTGCTTGGGGGCGGCTTTTTCACCCAAAGGTGATATTTTACTTCTAGCCCAAGAAAGTGGCTTTACGCGCCTGGATACCCGAACTTGGACACCGATTCCTGCCCAAACGGTCTCTCTTCACCAATCTCCAGTCAGATCGTTGCTCTTTCTTGATGGTGGTAAACGTTTATTAAGCCATGCGTGGGATTCGATGGTGATCTGGGATCTGGCTTCAAGAAAAGCTGCTGCTGTCCTACAATGCGATCAAGAGGATCCGGGGTATTCAGTCCCAGCTTTGGTCAATCAAGGTCGTGAACTGATTTCCTCTGACTGTCGCAATTTCATTCGCTGGACCCTGCCTGAGATGCGGCCGGTGAACGGTCCACCGCAAGTGCTCAAGGGTTCCCAAGCTTTCACGGGGCCAGCCATGGAAGAGATGTCGAACCTGAAAATCTTTGCTGACGATGACGGAAGTCATGTCATTACGGGTAGAAATGGACGATGGTTTTTTCGGGAAAGCCATGAAAAGAGTCGGGTTCTGGATCTAAAAACACTCGGGCGCACAACCGCGTGGCCAGTCTCATGGGCGACGTTTTTGTCAGGGGATAGGGTGGCGTCTTTTGCTTCGGTATGGATGGCACACATCGATTTGACCAATGGGAGCGTCATACGATCTTATGAACGGAATCCTAGTCCTTGGGGGGAGCCCTTTCAAACCCTGCCCAGTGATAGAAAGCTCTGTGCCGGAGGGAGCTCAAGAACGATCCGCATCTTCGACCCTGAGACGGGCCAGGCAATCCGAGAGTTCTCGGCCTCGGGATATTCAGACGGTTTTACATCCACTCCTTTTGGGCCTCCCGCTGCCTTTAGCAGTGATGGTTCTTTGATGACCACCGTCGTGACCAGTGAACAGTTTGAGTTTCTCTTTTTCTGGGATGCGCGGCAGGGCATTCCGTTGGGCGGGATCGAACTCAAAGACGATGAAGTCACTTGTTTGGCGTTTACGCCAGATAGCAAGGGTTTGGCGGCAGGACATCACAACCGCTCCATCTCGCTGTGGAATGTCCAGAAAGTCTTGGCTTCACTTCGCCCTGAAAGTGAACTCCTCCCGAAAGCTCCGCCGCCTCAAAAGACAAAGACTTCCTATGTGATGAGCCATAGCTTTCCTGGCGCGACTCTCCAGGCAGACGACGAGCTGAAGTGGAGCTTTCGTTCAAACGGTTCAATTCAGGTTGGCGAGACATTACCATCTTTTGGAGAATTGAAAGTGCAAGACGAAGTCATTGAAGGCAGAAGCCGCCGCTTTTGGAATCGTTCAGATGGTCAGTTGGGATCATCGTTTGTGGCAATGGTCGAGGGGGAAACTAAAGATGGGAAAATAGCGGTTTCTAGACTCTTCCAACGATCAACGTGCCTCGCCCTTGGTTATGATGCGATCGATGGTGTCTCCAACTTGAGCGCTGAGCCGCGAACCGTGGCTATCGAGTTTAGCCTCACGCTTCCTGCGGGCTGTCAACGATTGCAGACAGAGAGCCAGCGAACGATTGAGTGCCCCACGGATGGGGTCGTGAGATTGGAAGATGGGGAATGTTGGTTAGCGGCCAGTGATGCGTTTGGTTTAGATCAACCATTTCCGGCGATTCGTGTTCGTTCATGGTCTGCGCTTCATTCACCGGAACTGCTTTGGGACAAATCCTCCCAGGTTTTAAAGATGAAGTATCAAGTGGAATTGAAGCCTTACGAAATGCGTTGGCTTAATCACTGTCTCGCCTTTGTTAAACGTCCTGAAGGTGGGGCTATTGACGATTTTGAAATTCCTAAATCAGCAGATTTTTGTCATGCTATTGGTTGGGGGGAGGGTAAGCGAGGTATCAATTTTGGTCAGATTCACAATGGCCTCCCTGATGCTGCACATGGGTTTCTCTCGGTATGGAGCCCCGAGATGAAATTTGAATTAGAGAAGGACTCTTTCGGGTTTGTATGGGATGCCACCTACGGAGGGGGGCGCTCGGGAGAGTTAGGTGCTGAGCAGCTCTTTGCGCCTTGGATTGAGGAACGGCCTTTCGGGTTCGGTGGGCGTAGCATGCTACGTGGACGCAAGATTGTGGATGCTAAGCTTTATGCTTCAAGTCCCTGTAGCTTTGGATCTTTAGATGAGGGGCTCAGCCTCTATCGAACGGATTTTTCTCGTGCTGATTATCCCGTTACGGTCTGGCAGGATATGTTAAAGAATAACCTCGCGGAGGAGAAAGAATTTCGATTGAGTTATATGCATTCTTTCGCAAGTCCAGTCACAGAGATCGTGGATAATCATGGGAGAGTTTACAGGCTGGATCAGCTCGAAGAGCTGAATGCTTCAAAGGCTCAAGCTTGTGCCTTCGTGATCGCAGGTGATGCCCGCCCTGCCACTTTGATCACCTTGACGCGTCAAGGTGGCAAGATTCACAGTTCTTTGCGGCGGATGAGTGATGGCGTCTTTGCCCAGGATTACCGGATTACGATTGGCCCCTCAAGTGCGGTCGCCTTGCTGCATGCCGCTTGTCAGCGGCCTCTGAGTGCCTTTGCCAATCCAGAGGAAGCCTTTGCCGATCTTCTATCCATGCGTAAGCCAACTTCGACTAACGTTCTGGATAAATTTAACGAAGTCAGAGACGGTGTTCCTATTCTCAATGGCTCACGTTTGGAACCTTGA